The DNA segment CTTCCAATCTTCTCAGAAATTTTCATTCTTTGCGCAAGTAATTCAATAAGTTGAAAATCTAAATCGGAAATCAGTGTTCTATGACGACCCATTTCTCCATCAAATGCAGAAATATCTGAATTTCTTATTTGCAAATTAGCGATCAAACCACTTAAAACCTCAGGTGTTATTTGTTGAGCCGCATCACTCCATGCTTCGTCTGGCGTACAATGGCTTTCAATCATCATTCCCTCATAACCTACATTTAAAGCTTCTTGGGCGATACCAGCCAATCCCGTTCTGTTACCACAAATATGTGATGGATCAACAATCATTGGAATATTTGGAAATTGATTCTTAAAATCAAGCGCAATCTGCCAATTTGGAATATTTCGGTACTTTGTTTTCTGATAAGTAGAGAAACCACGGTGAATCACTCCCAAATTTTGAACATCTTGTCCTAAAAGCCTCTCTAAGGCTCCGATCCATAAAGCTAAATCCGGATTAACGGGATTCTTTACTAATATTGTTTTTTTTGTTCCTTTTAATGCTTCAGCAATTTCCTGAACCGTAAATGGATTTACCGTAGACCGAGCCCCAATCCATAAAATGTCTACATCGGCTTCAAGCGCTGCTGCAACATGATGTGCATTTGCTACTTCAGTTGCTGTTTTAAATCCATACTCTTCTTTAACTTTCTTTAGCCAGTTCAGGCCAATTACTCCTACTCCTTCAAAACCGTTTGGTTTGGTTCTGGGTTTCCAAATTCCTGCTCTAAAGACGGGAATATCTGCATTTGATTCTTTAATCCTTTTTGCGGTTTCCATCATCTGCATTTCACTTTCAGCGCTGCAAGGTCCTGCAATAATTAAGGGTTTGGGGAATTCTTTTACCCAATTGTTTTCTAAGGTCTGTAAATTCATAGTAAGTTTGGTAGGATATCGTTTAATTAAAATCTAATTTGAAAAGATCGTCGAGCTCTTTTAAAACTGGATTTATTTCAGCAAATTTATCAAAAATCTTTCGCTTCGTCATAATTTCTTTTTTCATTGAAAAATCCAGTAAATATTCAATACTAATATTGAAATGACTGACTTTATGCATAAAATGATTGAAGAAATCTGCGCGAATTTTTTCAAATTCAACTTTGGATGATTCTGAAGGATAAGTAATCTGGACTATATTTTCATCTTTCTTCTTCAATTTGAATGAACCTATAGCGTTAAAGATGATGGCATCTTTCTTTTGTAATTCCACTAAAAACTCCTGCCATTCTTTTTGTAAATCAGTTTCGCTAAAATGCTGACTTGGAAGATTTTGTTTTTTTGCATCTACCTCCGTTTCTATCTTTTCGTCGGATTTTTCTAAGGCAGCATTTATACTGAATTTTGAGGGTTTTTTCGCAATACCAATAGGTTCTGAGGTTTTTAGAATAACCTTTGCAATTTCTTCCTGGATTTTTTTCGGTTTTTCTTCTTTGACTAAAATAGACTCAGCAATTTCCTTAAGAAAAGGAGCTAAAATCAGATACTTTTTTTTTTTGTACTTGCCGTGTCTGCAGATAAGGATGATAATTGCATCAAGGCAATCTCGACGGTTAAACGAGGATTTTTAGAATTTTTATAATTGATATCCGCATGATTACAGATTTCAATGGCATCAACGAGTTGCTGTGCATTCCACTTTTTACTCTGTGCTAAGAATTTAATTTTGGTTTTTTCGCCAACCTCTATTAAACTTAAAGTTTGAGGGTTTTGTGCTAACATTAAATCTCTAAAATGATTTCCTAAACCTGCTATAAAGATATGCGAGTCAAACCCTTTCTTAATGATTTCATTCAAAGCCAGTAAAGTCTCGGTAATTTTATTTTCATGAGCTAGGTCAACAATGCTTAAATATTCATCGTAATCTAAAACATTCAGCACTTCAGCAGCTTTCGCTAAAGTTATTTTCTTCTGGGAAAAGGTAGATAATCTATCAAATATAGAAAGAGCATCCCGCAGAG comes from the Chryseobacterium sp. SNU WT5 genome and includes:
- a CDS encoding chorismate mutase, with the protein product MNLQTLENNWVKEFPKPLIIAGPCSAESEMQMMETAKRIKESNADIPVFRAGIWKPRTKPNGFEGVGVIGLNWLKKVKEEYGFKTATEVANAHHVAAALEADVDILWIGARSTVNPFTVQEIAEALKGTKKTILVKNPVNPDLALWIGALERLLGQDVQNLGVIHRGFSTYQKTKYRNIPNWQIALDFKNQFPNIPMIVDPSHICGNRTGLAGIAQEALNVGYEGMMIESHCTPDEAWSDAAQQITPEVLSGLIANLQIRNSDISAFDGEMGRHRTLISDLDFQLIELLAQRMKISEKIGSLKKDNNIAIFQPERWKVITEYATQKADESGMSAEFIERIFKAIHEESIEVQNSL